In Microbacterium esteraromaticum, the following proteins share a genomic window:
- a CDS encoding DUF7581 domain-containing protein, translating into MKASPEHQRRLLDIADLDRRIAQTERARTTPTQGARINELAAVRQRQLGELTALAGVLDDAKAELARLESDVALAAQRRDKDAERLAVATDPKQAQALENEIESLGRRISMLEDTELDVMGRVEEAQAAVDAQQALIDQTQAEGAKLTASAKADMAAAANEGEHLTRDRAAIAESVPAELLAEYTRRAARGGIGVGLLRRRICEGCQMVLAGSELNAVRAAAADDVVSCPECGGILVRTEESGL; encoded by the coding sequence GTGAAAGCCAGTCCCGAGCACCAGCGCCGCCTTCTCGACATCGCCGACCTCGACAGGCGGATCGCTCAGACAGAGCGCGCGCGCACCACGCCGACGCAGGGAGCGCGGATCAATGAGCTCGCCGCCGTGCGTCAGCGGCAGCTCGGCGAGCTGACGGCGTTGGCCGGCGTGCTCGACGACGCCAAGGCTGAGCTGGCCCGCCTCGAATCGGATGTCGCTCTGGCAGCGCAGCGCCGTGACAAGGACGCGGAGCGTCTGGCTGTGGCGACCGATCCGAAGCAGGCGCAGGCGCTCGAGAACGAGATCGAGAGCCTCGGACGCCGGATCTCGATGCTCGAAGACACCGAGCTCGATGTGATGGGCCGCGTCGAAGAGGCTCAGGCAGCCGTCGACGCGCAGCAGGCGCTCATCGATCAGACGCAGGCGGAGGGCGCGAAGCTGACGGCGTCCGCGAAGGCCGACATGGCAGCCGCGGCGAACGAAGGTGAGCACCTCACCCGTGACCGCGCCGCGATCGCCGAGAGCGTGCCAGCCGAGCTGCTCGCCGAGTACACGCGCCGCGCCGCGCGCGGCGGCATCGGAGTCGGTCTGCTGCGCCGCCGCATCTGCGAGGGATGCCAGATGGTGCTCGCAGGCAGCGAGTTGAACGCCGTGCGCGCCGCTGCCGCCGACGATGTCGTGTCCTGCCCCGAGTGCGGTGGGATCCTCGTGCGCACCGAGGAGTCCGGTCTGTGA
- a CDS encoding acyltransferase family protein, with amino-acid sequence MSEHSEPPVTPTPLTRAEARRSGATPPAAEPTVPPTTQPGRGADISRALERHDRRIGWMDLLRGLSILLVILHHSTQIVAYRIDEVPAFFEFLSAFFAPFRMPMLMFLSGLLVAGSLNAPTGKYVWGKVRRIVWPIIVWTFIYTASQLVADPGLKHMPWEPGFWDTYLWFMQFIFAYYIVALLLKWVPAWVMVAVPFAAMFLIPADLELLQRFFYLMPFFFLGAFIEKHWDQYARVLSVPLAAALAIIPIGVALYSGFIDPLWYEPLSALPAMLGILILVRLTAAAPEVGWLAPVRFVGQYSLIYYVAHYPVFAALGWLAAKAGITNPGLGLVIIFTVTVAIATGFALIGRRMPVSLLFELPRRIGPSKRT; translated from the coding sequence ATGTCTGAGCACAGCGAGCCCCCCGTCACGCCGACCCCCCTCACCCGCGCCGAGGCCCGGCGCTCCGGCGCGACCCCGCCCGCCGCGGAGCCGACGGTCCCGCCCACGACGCAACCGGGTCGCGGCGCAGACATCAGCCGCGCCCTCGAACGTCACGACCGTCGCATCGGCTGGATGGACCTGCTGCGAGGCCTGTCGATCCTGCTCGTGATCCTGCATCACAGCACTCAGATCGTCGCCTACCGCATCGACGAGGTTCCTGCGTTCTTCGAGTTCCTCAGCGCGTTCTTCGCACCGTTCCGCATGCCGATGCTGATGTTCCTGTCGGGGCTGCTCGTCGCCGGATCCCTGAACGCCCCGACCGGCAAGTACGTATGGGGCAAGGTGCGCCGCATCGTGTGGCCGATCATCGTGTGGACGTTCATCTACACGGCGTCCCAGCTGGTCGCCGACCCCGGCCTGAAGCACATGCCGTGGGAACCCGGTTTCTGGGACACCTACCTGTGGTTCATGCAGTTCATCTTCGCGTACTACATCGTCGCGCTGCTGCTGAAGTGGGTGCCGGCGTGGGTGATGGTCGCGGTGCCGTTCGCCGCGATGTTCCTGATCCCCGCCGACCTCGAGCTGCTTCAGCGCTTCTTCTACCTGATGCCCTTCTTCTTCCTCGGCGCGTTCATCGAGAAGCACTGGGATCAGTACGCCCGGGTGCTGAGCGTGCCGCTCGCGGCTGCCCTCGCCATCATCCCGATCGGCGTCGCCCTGTACTCGGGCTTCATCGACCCGCTCTGGTACGAGCCGCTCTCCGCACTGCCCGCGATGCTCGGCATCCTGATCCTGGTGCGGCTCACAGCCGCCGCCCCCGAGGTCGGATGGCTCGCACCGGTGCGCTTCGTCGGGCAGTACTCGCTGATCTACTACGTCGCCCACTACCCCGTCTTCGCAGCCCTCGGCTGGCTGGCCGCGAAGGCCGGCATCACGAACCCCGGGCTGGGTCTCGTGATCATCTTCACCGTGACGGTCGCGATCGCGACCGGATTCGCTCTGATCGGCCGGCGGATGCCCGTGAGCCTGCTCTTCGAGCTTCCGCGTCGGATCGGTCCGTCGAAGCGGACATGA
- the ppgK gene encoding polyphosphate--glucose phosphotransferase — MAQAIGVDIGGTGIKAGIVNLDTGTLDSDRIRIPTPQGAHPADVLETVREVLDTLGVSDSSLPLGVAFPAIVKYGKTLSAANISKEWVDFEAEKFFEDGLGRHITFVNDADAAGVAEARHGAARDARGLTILTTLGTGIGSAFLYNGVLVPNTELGHLKRDGDSIERWTAYSAMERESLSWEDWSARLQEFYSHVEFLFSPDLFVVGGGVSKHPDKFLPLLDLKTPIVAAVHRNASGIIGAATLSAD; from the coding sequence ATGGCACAGGCAATCGGCGTCGACATCGGCGGAACGGGCATCAAGGCGGGAATCGTCAACCTCGACACGGGCACACTGGATTCCGACCGGATCCGTATCCCCACGCCGCAGGGTGCGCACCCCGCCGATGTGCTCGAGACCGTCCGCGAGGTGCTCGACACTCTGGGAGTCAGCGACTCGTCTCTGCCCCTCGGCGTGGCGTTCCCCGCCATCGTCAAGTACGGCAAGACGCTGTCCGCCGCGAACATCTCGAAGGAGTGGGTCGATTTCGAGGCCGAGAAGTTCTTCGAAGACGGTCTGGGCCGCCACATCACCTTCGTGAACGACGCTGACGCGGCCGGCGTCGCCGAGGCGCGTCACGGCGCAGCGCGCGACGCCAGGGGCCTCACGATCCTCACCACCCTCGGCACGGGCATCGGCTCCGCATTCCTGTACAACGGGGTGCTCGTGCCCAACACCGAGCTCGGTCATCTCAAGCGCGACGGCGACTCGATCGAGCGCTGGACCGCGTACTCGGCGATGGAGCGCGAGAGCCTGTCGTGGGAGGACTGGTCGGCGCGCCTTCAGGAGTTCTACTCGCACGTCGAGTTCCTGTTCAGCCCCGACCTGTTCGTCGTCGGCGGAGGCGTCTCGAAGCACCCCGACAAGTTCCTGCCGCTGCTCGACCTGAAGACGCCGATCGTCGCAGCCGTTCACCGCAACGCCTCCGGCATCATCGGCGCAGCGACGCTCTCGGCTGACTAG
- a CDS encoding glutamine synthetase beta-grasp domain-containing protein gives MDKQRDFVLRTIEERGVKFVRLWFTDVIGTLKSVAIAPAEVEGAFAEGIGFDGSAIEGLTRTYESDLLAQPDPSTFQILPWRGEVDPTARMFCDLTTPDGRPAVSDPRNVLRRALAKAADAGFTFYTHPEIEFYLLKSSQLGSEGPVPVDNAGYFDNVPGGTAHDFRRSAVRMLEDLGISVEYSHHEGGPGQNEIDLRYADALTTADNIMTFRTVVKEVAIEQGVYATFMPKPLNDHPGSGMHTHMSLFEGDVNAFYEAGAEYQLSLTGRRFIAGLLRHANEIAAVTNQFVNSYKRLWGGDEAPSFVTWGHANRSALIRVPMYKPNKGQSTRIEYRALDSAANPYLAYALMLAAGLKGIEEEYELPPEAEDNVWSLSDSERRALGYAPLPASLDHALDYMRDSELVAETLGEQVFNYVLLNKQKEWEAYRGQVTPFELKSNLGLL, from the coding sequence GTGGACAAGCAGCGCGACTTCGTGCTGCGCACCATCGAGGAGCGCGGCGTCAAGTTCGTCCGGCTCTGGTTCACCGACGTGATCGGCACGCTCAAGTCCGTCGCGATCGCGCCGGCCGAGGTCGAGGGCGCCTTCGCCGAGGGGATCGGATTCGACGGCTCGGCCATCGAGGGCCTGACCCGCACCTACGAGTCCGACCTGCTCGCGCAGCCCGACCCGTCGACGTTCCAGATCCTTCCGTGGCGCGGCGAGGTCGACCCGACCGCTCGCATGTTCTGCGACCTCACCACGCCCGATGGCCGTCCCGCGGTCTCCGACCCGCGCAACGTCCTGCGCAGGGCGCTGGCGAAGGCGGCAGACGCCGGCTTCACGTTCTACACGCACCCCGAGATCGAGTTCTACCTGCTCAAGTCCTCGCAGCTCGGATCGGAGGGTCCGGTACCCGTCGACAACGCCGGCTACTTCGACAACGTGCCGGGCGGCACCGCGCACGACTTCCGGCGCAGCGCCGTGCGGATGCTCGAGGACCTCGGCATATCGGTCGAGTACAGCCACCACGAGGGCGGTCCGGGTCAGAACGAGATCGATCTGCGCTACGCCGATGCGCTCACCACCGCCGACAACATCATGACCTTCCGCACCGTGGTCAAAGAGGTGGCGATCGAGCAGGGCGTGTACGCGACGTTCATGCCCAAGCCGCTGAACGACCATCCCGGCAGTGGCATGCATACGCACATGTCGCTGTTCGAGGGCGACGTGAACGCGTTCTACGAGGCGGGCGCCGAGTATCAGCTGTCGCTCACCGGCCGCCGCTTCATCGCGGGCCTCCTGCGCCACGCGAACGAGATCGCCGCGGTCACGAACCAGTTCGTCAACTCGTACAAGCGCCTGTGGGGCGGCGACGAGGCGCCCAGCTTCGTCACCTGGGGACACGCGAACCGCTCGGCGCTCATCCGCGTGCCGATGTACAAGCCGAACAAGGGCCAGTCGACTCGCATCGAGTACCGCGCTCTCGACTCTGCAGCCAACCCCTACCTGGCATACGCGCTCATGCTCGCGGCTGGACTCAAGGGCATCGAGGAGGAGTACGAGCTGCCCCCCGAGGCCGAGGACAACGTGTGGTCGCTCAGCGACTCCGAGCGCCGGGCACTCGGGTACGCGCCGCTCCCCGCGAGCCTCGACCACGCGCTCGACTACATGAGGGACTCCGAGCTCGTCGCCGAGACACTCGGCGAGCAGGTCTTCAACTACGTCCTGCTGAACAAGCAGAAGGAGTGGGAGGCCTACCGCGGTCAGGTGACGCCGTTCGAGCTCAAGAGCAATCTCGGGCTGCTCTGA
- a CDS encoding SPOR domain-containing protein: MSDGDEKYWYNLSTGEVEFGMQSAAVDRVGPFDTEADAARAPETLKERSRAWAEEDAADDSWGSGSRAGGSSLESGE; encoded by the coding sequence ATGTCCGACGGCGACGAGAAGTACTGGTACAACCTCAGCACCGGGGAGGTCGAGTTCGGCATGCAGTCGGCGGCCGTCGACCGGGTGGGGCCCTTCGACACCGAGGCGGATGCCGCCCGGGCCCCCGAGACGCTCAAAGAGCGCTCGCGGGCGTGGGCCGAGGAAGACGCGGCCGACGACTCGTGGGGCTCCGGCTCGCGTGCCGGCGGCAGCTCCCTCGAGTCGGGGGAGTGA
- the aceE gene encoding pyruvate dehydrogenase (acetyl-transferring), homodimeric type, whose amino-acid sequence MTVHDQDPYSQAPLDSDPEETGEWQQSLDELVDAKGPGRGREIMLSLLKRSKERHLGVPMVPTTDYINTIAAENEPEFPGDEEIERRYRHWIRWNAAVTVHRAQRPGIGVGGHISTYAGAASLYEVGFNHFFRGQDHPSGGDQVFIQGHASPGIYARSFLEGRLSEADMDGFRQEKSHEGSALPSYPHPRSMPHYWQFPTVSMGLGPINAIYQAQANKYLTNRGIKDTGDQHVWAFLGDGEMDEVESRGQLQVAANEGLDNLTFVINCNLQRLDGPVRGNGKIIQELESFFRGAGWNVIKVIWGREWDDLLARDTDGALLNIMNATPDGDYQTYKAESGAYIRENFFGRDERAAALVKDLSDDDIWHLRRGGHDYRKVYAAYKSAVEHKGQPTVILAKTVKGYGLGPHFEGRNATHQMKKMTLDNLKTFRDTMQIPITDAQLEENPYLPPYYHPGQDDETIQYMLERRRNLGGLLPERRTNHTSISLPEESTYALPRKGSGTQEIATTMAFVRLLKDLLRAKDFGNRIVPIIPDEARTFGIDAYFPTAKIYNPNGQHYTSVDRQLLLAYKESPQGQIVHVGINEAGAMAAFTAAGTSYATQGEPLIPIYIFYSMFGYQRTGDAMWAAGDQMARGFIIGATAGRTTLTGEGLQHADGHSPLLASTNPATVSYDPAYGYEIAHIVRSGLERMYGGSHPDPDVMYYITVYNEPLVQPAEPEDVDVDGIIRGIHRIKPGTGEGHKAQLFASGVGVPWALEAQELLQKDWGVSADVWSVTSWSELRHDGLAVDEHNFLHPEEEPQTAYLTQKLQGAEGPVVAVSDFMHAVQDQIRPWVPNRYYTLGADGFGFSDTRAAARRFFKIDGPSMVVRTLQALADEGKVDRAVVGQAIEKYRLFDVNAGTSGNAGGES is encoded by the coding sequence GTGACCGTCCACGATCAGGATCCGTACTCCCAGGCACCTCTGGACAGCGACCCGGAGGAAACCGGCGAGTGGCAGCAGTCACTCGACGAGCTGGTGGACGCGAAGGGTCCCGGCCGCGGCCGGGAGATCATGCTCAGCCTTCTGAAGCGCTCGAAGGAGCGTCACCTCGGCGTGCCGATGGTGCCGACCACCGACTACATCAACACGATCGCGGCCGAGAACGAGCCCGAGTTCCCCGGCGACGAGGAGATCGAGCGCCGCTACCGTCACTGGATCCGCTGGAACGCCGCAGTCACCGTGCACCGCGCACAGCGCCCCGGAATCGGGGTCGGCGGACACATCTCCACCTACGCCGGAGCCGCATCGCTGTACGAAGTCGGCTTCAACCACTTCTTCCGTGGCCAGGACCACCCGAGCGGCGGCGACCAGGTCTTCATCCAGGGCCACGCCTCTCCCGGCATCTACGCCCGGTCGTTCCTCGAGGGCCGGTTGAGCGAGGCCGACATGGACGGCTTCCGCCAGGAGAAGTCGCACGAGGGCAGCGCCCTCCCGTCGTACCCCCACCCGCGCTCGATGCCGCACTACTGGCAGTTCCCCACCGTGTCGATGGGCCTCGGGCCGATCAACGCGATCTACCAGGCGCAGGCCAACAAGTACCTCACCAATCGCGGCATCAAGGACACCGGCGACCAGCACGTCTGGGCGTTCCTCGGCGACGGCGAGATGGACGAGGTCGAGAGCCGCGGTCAGCTGCAGGTGGCGGCGAACGAGGGCCTCGACAACCTCACCTTCGTGATCAACTGCAACCTGCAGCGTCTCGACGGCCCCGTGCGAGGCAACGGGAAGATCATCCAGGAGCTCGAGTCGTTCTTCCGCGGTGCGGGCTGGAACGTCATCAAGGTCATCTGGGGCCGTGAGTGGGACGACCTGCTCGCCCGCGACACCGATGGCGCGCTGCTCAACATCATGAACGCGACCCCTGACGGCGACTACCAGACCTACAAGGCGGAGTCGGGTGCGTACATCCGCGAGAACTTCTTCGGACGCGACGAGCGCGCCGCAGCACTGGTCAAGGACCTCTCCGACGACGACATCTGGCACCTCCGTCGCGGCGGCCACGACTACCGCAAGGTCTACGCGGCCTACAAGTCGGCCGTGGAGCACAAGGGTCAGCCCACCGTCATCCTCGCGAAGACCGTCAAGGGCTACGGCCTCGGACCGCACTTCGAGGGTCGCAACGCGACCCACCAGATGAAGAAGATGACGCTGGACAACCTCAAGACGTTCCGCGACACCATGCAGATCCCGATCACGGATGCGCAGCTGGAAGAGAACCCGTACCTGCCCCCGTACTACCACCCGGGTCAGGACGACGAGACCATCCAGTACATGCTCGAGCGCCGCCGCAACCTGGGTGGTCTGCTGCCCGAGCGCCGCACGAACCACACGTCGATCTCGCTCCCCGAGGAGTCGACCTATGCGCTGCCGCGCAAGGGGTCCGGAACGCAGGAGATCGCCACGACGATGGCGTTCGTCCGGCTGCTGAAGGATCTGCTTCGCGCGAAGGACTTCGGCAACCGCATCGTGCCGATCATTCCCGACGAGGCCCGCACGTTCGGTATCGACGCGTACTTCCCGACCGCGAAGATCTACAACCCGAACGGCCAGCACTACACCTCGGTCGACCGGCAGCTGCTGCTCGCCTACAAGGAGAGCCCGCAGGGCCAGATCGTGCACGTCGGCATCAACGAGGCCGGGGCCATGGCCGCGTTCACGGCGGCGGGCACGTCGTACGCGACGCAGGGCGAGCCGCTGATCCCGATCTACATCTTCTACTCGATGTTCGGCTACCAGCGCACGGGTGACGCGATGTGGGCTGCGGGCGACCAGATGGCGCGCGGATTCATCATCGGCGCCACCGCGGGGCGCACCACGCTGACGGGCGAAGGCCTTCAGCACGCCGACGGCCACTCTCCGCTGCTGGCCTCGACGAACCCGGCCACCGTGTCGTACGACCCCGCCTACGGCTACGAGATCGCGCACATCGTGCGCTCGGGTCTCGAGCGCATGTACGGCGGGTCGCACCCCGACCCCGACGTCATGTACTACATCACGGTCTACAACGAGCCGCTCGTGCAGCCGGCTGAGCCCGAGGACGTGGACGTCGACGGAATCATCCGCGGCATCCACCGCATCAAGCCTGGTACGGGTGAGGGCCACAAGGCCCAGCTGTTCGCGTCGGGTGTCGGCGTGCCGTGGGCGCTCGAGGCGCAGGAGCTGCTGCAGAAGGACTGGGGCGTCAGCGCAGATGTGTGGTCGGTGACCTCGTGGAGCGAGCTGCGCCACGACGGCCTGGCCGTCGACGAGCACAACTTCCTGCACCCCGAGGAGGAGCCGCAGACCGCGTACCTGACGCAGAAGCTGCAGGGCGCAGAGGGCCCGGTCGTCGCGGTCAGCGACTTCATGCACGCCGTGCAGGACCAGATCCGGCCCTGGGTGCCGAACCGGTACTACACGCTCGGAGCCGACGGCTTCGGCTTCTCCGACACGCGCGCCGCGGCTCGCCGCTTCTTCAAGATCGACGGCCCCTCGATGGTGGTGCGGACGCTCCAGGCGCTGGCCGACGAGGGCAAGGTCGACCGCGCAGTCGTCGGCCAGGCGATCGAGAAGTACCGCCTGTTCGACGTGAACGCCGGCACCAGCGGAAACGCGGGCGGCGAGAGCTGA
- a CDS encoding bifunctional 3'-5' exonuclease/DNA polymerase: MTRPPEPSHALVARDGGGWVIALYAQADAEPVLSHVADDALALRVGELEAQLSPRWTVRSLRTFYPPLLAEGIRLRRAHDLLLCHAILRDTASLPEPLPASRRWIRTDDVDDAFAQPGLFDVGDAEAERHDDLIEVRSQWRAQLTALGTAPDSRLALLCAAESTGALIAEEMTAAGLPWSTAAHHRILEQQLGSRPMRGARPARMAALAAEIGRHLDDPALNPDSPSRLLRALHRAGVFVESTSRWELTRVEHPAVAPLLEYKKLARLFTANGWAWLDEWVRDERFRPIYLTGGVVTGRWASSGGGALQIPRQLRGAVRADAGWTLVDADVAQLEPRVLAAMSRDGAMVEAARGRDLYEGVVRSGAVATRDEAKYAVLGAMYGATTGKSGQLVPRLRSVYPQAMGLVDSAARTGEQGGVVSTLLGRSSPRPDDAWRLAQSQASGPDAAGAEESRARSRARDRGRFTRNFVVQGTAAEWALLWLAEIRHRLMTLPPASDAAVASGPVFRDRAHLAFFLHDEVIVHAPTNQAGAVAAIVRDAADAATARLFPGFSIDVPLDVHVAEDASKGA; the protein is encoded by the coding sequence GTGACCCGACCGCCTGAGCCCTCGCACGCCCTGGTAGCGCGCGACGGCGGTGGCTGGGTCATCGCCCTCTATGCGCAGGCCGACGCGGAGCCTGTGCTCAGTCACGTCGCCGACGACGCTCTCGCGCTGCGAGTGGGCGAGCTCGAGGCACAGCTCTCGCCCCGATGGACCGTCCGGAGCCTGCGCACCTTCTACCCTCCGCTCCTGGCGGAAGGGATCCGACTGCGCCGGGCGCATGATCTGCTGCTCTGCCACGCGATTCTGCGTGACACCGCGTCGCTGCCCGAGCCGCTGCCGGCGTCACGCCGTTGGATCCGCACCGACGATGTCGACGATGCCTTCGCTCAGCCGGGGCTCTTCGATGTCGGCGATGCCGAGGCGGAGCGGCACGACGACCTGATCGAGGTGCGCAGCCAATGGCGCGCGCAGCTGACGGCACTCGGGACGGCGCCCGATTCGCGCCTGGCCCTGCTGTGCGCGGCGGAGTCGACCGGCGCCCTCATCGCCGAGGAGATGACGGCGGCCGGCCTGCCGTGGAGCACCGCAGCCCACCACCGGATCCTCGAACAGCAGCTCGGCTCGCGCCCGATGCGTGGCGCGCGCCCCGCGCGCATGGCCGCTCTCGCAGCCGAGATCGGGCGGCATCTCGATGATCCGGCGCTGAATCCCGACAGCCCTTCGCGGCTGCTGCGAGCGCTGCACCGCGCGGGGGTGTTCGTAGAATCAACGTCGCGCTGGGAGCTGACGCGTGTGGAGCATCCGGCCGTCGCGCCTCTCCTCGAGTACAAGAAGCTCGCGCGACTGTTCACCGCGAACGGGTGGGCGTGGCTCGACGAGTGGGTGCGCGATGAGCGCTTCCGGCCGATCTACCTCACCGGCGGGGTCGTGACGGGCCGATGGGCATCGTCGGGCGGGGGAGCCCTGCAGATCCCGCGGCAGCTGCGTGGCGCCGTGCGCGCGGACGCCGGCTGGACGCTCGTCGACGCCGACGTCGCGCAGCTCGAGCCACGGGTGCTCGCTGCCATGTCGCGCGACGGGGCGATGGTCGAGGCCGCACGGGGACGGGATCTGTACGAAGGCGTCGTGCGTTCCGGCGCGGTGGCGACGCGCGATGAAGCGAAGTACGCGGTGCTCGGAGCGATGTACGGAGCCACGACCGGCAAGAGCGGGCAACTGGTGCCCCGGTTGCGTAGCGTCTATCCCCAGGCGATGGGGCTGGTCGATTCTGCCGCACGCACCGGCGAGCAGGGCGGCGTGGTGAGCACTCTGCTCGGTCGCAGCTCACCCCGCCCGGATGACGCGTGGCGCCTCGCCCAGTCGCAGGCGAGCGGGCCCGACGCGGCCGGCGCGGAGGAGAGCAGGGCACGCAGCAGAGCCCGCGACCGGGGGCGCTTCACCCGCAACTTCGTCGTGCAGGGCACGGCGGCCGAATGGGCTCTGCTCTGGCTCGCCGAGATCCGTCATCGCCTCATGACGCTGCCGCCGGCATCCGATGCCGCGGTGGCGTCCGGGCCCGTCTTCCGCGACCGCGCTCACCTCGCCTTCTTCCTGCACGACGAGGTGATCGTGCACGCTCCGACGAACCAGGCCGGCGCGGTCGCCGCGATCGTGCGGGATGCTGCGGACGCCGCGACCGCACGCCTCTTCCCTGGCTTCTCCATCGACGTGCCGCTCGACGTGCACGTCGCGGAGGACGCATCCAAGGGCGCGTAG
- a CDS encoding aldo/keto reductase produces the protein MTAVPVFTAHNGFRLPAVGLGTYRLNGEDGARSVAAAIELGYRLIDSAFNYENEGAVGAGVRASGVDRSEIIVTTKLPGRHHETSKARTSIEESRFRLGLDATDLHLIHWPNPSAGRYEQAWQALVDAQQRGTVRHIGVSNFLPEHLDRIEAASGVRPVVNQIEVHPYFPQEEALALHAERGILTEAWSPLGRAREVVNEPVITEIADSHGISPVQAIVAWHVARGTVSIPKASSPEHQRTNLEAAAIVLDAAEVEAITALGRPGGRLFDADPATHEEM, from the coding sequence ATGACCGCTGTTCCCGTCTTCACCGCCCACAACGGATTCCGGCTGCCCGCCGTCGGCCTCGGCACCTACCGGCTCAACGGGGAGGACGGTGCACGCTCCGTCGCCGCGGCGATCGAGCTCGGGTACCGCCTGATCGACTCGGCGTTCAACTACGAGAACGAGGGTGCCGTTGGCGCCGGCGTCCGGGCATCCGGTGTCGACCGGTCCGAGATCATCGTGACGACGAAGCTGCCAGGCCGACACCATGAGACGTCGAAAGCACGCACGAGCATCGAGGAGAGCCGGTTCCGCCTCGGCCTCGACGCCACGGATCTGCACCTCATCCACTGGCCGAATCCGAGCGCCGGCAGGTACGAGCAGGCATGGCAGGCGCTGGTCGACGCTCAGCAGCGAGGCACGGTGCGCCACATCGGCGTGTCGAACTTCCTGCCCGAGCACCTCGATCGCATCGAGGCGGCATCGGGCGTCCGGCCCGTCGTGAATCAGATCGAGGTGCACCCCTACTTCCCGCAGGAGGAGGCGCTCGCGTTGCACGCCGAGCGGGGGATCCTCACGGAGGCGTGGTCTCCGCTCGGGCGCGCCCGCGAGGTCGTGAATGAGCCGGTGATCACGGAGATCGCCGATAGCCACGGCATCTCCCCCGTGCAGGCGATCGTCGCCTGGCACGTCGCCCGAGGCACGGTGTCGATTCCCAAGGCATCGTCGCCCGAGCATCAGCGCACGAACCTCGAGGCGGCAGCGATCGTGCTCGATGCGGCCGAGGTCGAGGCCATCACCGCGCTCGGCCGCCCGGGCGGACGGCTCTTCGACGCCGATCCGGCCACCCACGAGGAGATGTGA
- a CDS encoding YchJ family protein: MSTPASDQRCPCASGDVFGSCCGPVLASGAAPTAVRLMRSRFTAFAVGDAQHLLRTWHPSTRPERLDLDDDVRWQRLDILYQQLGGPFDDHGIVEFEAFYRGAEGRGSLRERSTFVRETRLWLYVDGIVGGSRSPDARLA, from the coding sequence ATGTCGACACCCGCAAGCGATCAGCGCTGCCCCTGCGCCAGCGGTGACGTGTTCGGTTCGTGCTGCGGCCCCGTGCTGGCATCCGGTGCGGCCCCGACCGCGGTCCGGCTGATGCGCTCCCGCTTCACCGCGTTCGCGGTCGGGGATGCGCAGCATCTGCTGCGCACCTGGCACCCTTCGACGCGTCCCGAACGGCTCGACCTCGACGACGACGTGAGATGGCAGCGTCTCGACATCCTGTATCAGCAGCTCGGCGGTCCGTTCGACGACCACGGCATCGTGGAGTTCGAGGCGTTCTACCGGGGAGCCGAGGGGCGTGGAAGCCTGCGCGAGCGCAGCACCTTCGTGCGCGAGACTCGGCTGTGGCTCTACGTCGACGGCATCGTCGGAGGCAGCCGGTCGCCTGACGCCCGGCTTGCCTGA